The genome window ACGTGTGCATCATGGTGATGTGCTGAAGCTTGATCTGGCTGAACTGTTCCAAAGCGATTTTGCATCGGTGGACAAAGTCAGTGTTGTGGCTAACCTGCCTTATTATGTAACGACTCCAATTATGATGAAACTGTTGGAAGAGAAGCTGCCAGTGGACAGCATTGTTGTCATGATCCAAAAAGAAGTGGCTGAACGCATGGCTGCTGCACCGGGATCGAAAGACTACGGCAGTCTGAGCATCGCAGTTCAGTACTACAGTATTCCTGAGCTTGTGTGTATTGTGCCACCGACGGTCTTCATTCCCCAACCTAATGTGGAATCAGCTGTCATTAAGCTGAAGGTGCGTGAGCAACCACCAGTTGAGATTCCCGATGAAGCACACTACTTCGAAGTGGTACAGGCTTCTTTTGCCCAGCGGAGAAAAACAATCTCGAACAACCTGAAGGCTCGTTTCTTCACAAAGGAGAACCGAGAACAGGCAGACATTCTGCTGGAGCAGGCAGGTATCCAACCATCCCGACGCGGAGAGACGTTAAGTCTGCAGGAGTATGCTACACTCAGCACCGTAATGTGGGAAGCAGGGGTACGCGCAGCATTATAAAATTCGAATGAACCAAACCGGGTCTCTGCCCATACGATGGGGTAGAGGTGATTACGTTGATGAATATCGGAGACTTGGTCGTTCGGAAGTCATACGGCGGCGATGTGACTTTTCGGGTGGAAGGCCTTCAGTTGGATGCTGCGGTC of Paenibacillus sp. FSL R5-0517 contains these proteins:
- the rsmA gene encoding 16S rRNA (adenine(1518)-N(6)/adenine(1519)-N(6))-dimethyltransferase RsmA; this encodes MKDMEETIEIATPKRTKEIIQRHGFSFKKSLGQNFLIDQNILNKIVNAADLDESKGALEIGPGIGALTERLARVAGPVTAVEIDQRLIPILGEVMQPYPNVRVHHGDVLKLDLAELFQSDFASVDKVSVVANLPYYVTTPIMMKLLEEKLPVDSIVVMIQKEVAERMAAAPGSKDYGSLSIAVQYYSIPELVCIVPPTVFIPQPNVESAVIKLKVREQPPVEIPDEAHYFEVVQASFAQRRKTISNNLKARFFTKENREQADILLEQAGIQPSRRGETLSLQEYATLSTVMWEAGVRAAL